The following are from one region of the Pseudomonadota bacterium genome:
- a CDS encoding FAD-dependent oxidoreductase → MKQKKEKCDFVILGSGIGGLCSAALLANKGYKTIVVEKLPIVGGRCATLKYKGYKIPTGLLGVPMVGSFKSIFDEVGAEFEVTPMTTPPKYLVGNKIIDTPKSNQPYAVLSELCSDEKEIEILKHGITKAQTWNPPSNEMSLQDFVCQYTENENLVEYFSNMSDRILSTRADQVSAKEYFQSFSGSLKDFQSVGFAPEGSMALMKSLKKSIEANGGKVTTQCRANKILVKNGGAEGVVVEDKKGETIISAKAVISNTGPKKTVALAGRENFDKGYLRELKNMVPSLQIWVTSISDRPLFDVPILYTFKTRRLVSLVSASLVCPELAPKGKYVHYSISSPVSQIAPWNLKNEVNMHIQDLKDQLPGYNKYGEVLHVGCYWGEWPTLANAPIVGYNDISQKTPIENLYNVGDGVAKKGGWAGGSPACALTAKIVVKDIENRFNP, encoded by the coding sequence ATGAAACAAAAAAAGGAAAAATGCGACTTTGTTATTCTGGGCTCAGGTATAGGCGGGCTGTGTTCGGCCGCGCTGCTTGCAAACAAGGGCTATAAAACGATAGTAGTAGAAAAATTGCCGATAGTCGGTGGAAGATGCGCTACATTAAAGTATAAAGGGTATAAAATTCCAACCGGTTTGCTTGGTGTTCCTATGGTCGGATCTTTTAAATCTATTTTTGATGAGGTCGGTGCTGAGTTTGAAGTGACTCCCATGACAACTCCACCGAAATATCTCGTTGGTAATAAAATAATTGACACACCAAAAAGTAATCAGCCGTATGCTGTATTATCTGAGCTTTGCAGTGATGAGAAAGAAATAGAGATTTTAAAACACGGGATTACTAAAGCGCAGACCTGGAATCCTCCATCAAATGAAATGTCTTTGCAGGACTTTGTTTGTCAATATACCGAAAATGAAAATCTTGTAGAGTACTTTAGCAATATGAGCGACCGGATTTTAAGTACCCGTGCTGACCAGGTTTCTGCAAAAGAATATTTTCAATCTTTTTCCGGTAGTTTAAAAGATTTCCAGAGTGTTGGTTTTGCTCCTGAAGGAAGTATGGCCCTGATGAAATCGCTTAAAAAGTCAATTGAAGCAAATGGCGGCAAGGTGACCACCCAATGCAGGGCAAATAAAATACTGGTCAAAAACGGAGGCGCAGAAGGAGTAGTAGTTGAAGACAAAAAAGGGGAAACAATCATTTCGGCAAAAGCAGTAATAAGTAACACAGGACCAAAGAAAACGGTTGCCCTTGCTGGCAGAGAAAATTTTGATAAAGGATATTTAAGAGAACTGAAAAACATGGTGCCTTCACTTCAAATTTGGGTGACATCAATCAGTGACAGACCATTGTTTGATGTACCAATATTATATACATTCAAAACGCGAAGGTTAGTATCACTAGTGTCTGCTTCTCTTGTATGTCCCGAATTGGCCCCTAAAGGAAAATATGTTCATTATTCCATTTCGAGTCCAGTTAGCCAGATTGCCCCATGGAATTTGAAAAATGAAGTAAACATGCATATTCAGGATTTAAAAGATCAATTGCCAGGCTACAATAAATACGGAGAAGTCCTTCATGTTGGTTGTTATTGGGGAGAATGGCCTACTTTGGCCAATGCGCCAATAGTGGGTTATAACGACATTTCGCAGAAGACTCCTATAGAAAACCTTTACAATGTCGGAGACGGTGTAGCTAAAAAAGGCGGGTGGGCAGGCGGAAGCCCCGCTTGTGCTTTAACCGCAAAGATAGTTGTAAAAGATATTGAGAATCGCTTTAATCCCTGA
- a CDS encoding 4Fe-4S binding protein, with protein sequence MLTVNEETCVGCGWCQTFCPQDALCAWGYLEIDYEKCDECQVCIKFCPTDSLSMATS encoded by the coding sequence ATGTTGACCGTAAATGAAGAAACATGTGTTGGATGTGGATGGTGTCAAACCTTTTGTCCTCAAGATGCATTGTGCGCCTGGGGTTATCTTGAAATAGATTATGAAAAATGTGATGAATGCCAGGTCTGCATCAAGTTTTGCCCTACGGATTCCCTGAGTATGGCAACCAGCTAG
- a CDS encoding (Fe-S)-binding protein, giving the protein MKKRNIKYTENFQGLLSYLSAGRTLEKQLECIEETGNHAPAWLLRAGLLRALGVPAPKEKAENFLTFGCYVPFWSPAKLRDTLKLLDLLEIEYNYSPEKEVCCGALSFEDSIELVEVSEEQREKVQSKCKEFMQKNWDLGKESGAKNMVYVCHACAALVKNTFPEDTGTHRWVYDAMMDKLEEKYLEMAPAKMGYFEGCHKYFPFMGNLDWPRYHKVLDSIKGLTLVDLDNRYCCKRQPEKILEDAEKKNLNTILVPCGDGIHLLKQASQGKMEIKSLAELLLQVLGE; this is encoded by the coding sequence GTGAAGAAGAGGAACATCAAGTATACTGAAAATTTTCAAGGTTTATTATCCTATCTGTCAGCCGGCAGGACACTCGAAAAACAGCTGGAATGTATTGAAGAAACTGGCAATCATGCACCTGCGTGGCTGTTAAGAGCGGGATTGCTAAGAGCCTTGGGAGTTCCTGCGCCTAAAGAGAAAGCAGAAAATTTTTTAACATTCGGTTGCTATGTCCCGTTCTGGAGTCCGGCAAAGCTGCGCGATACGCTCAAGCTTTTGGATCTACTTGAAATCGAATATAATTATTCACCCGAAAAAGAAGTCTGTTGCGGTGCCCTTTCCTTTGAGGACAGCATCGAACTTGTGGAGGTCTCAGAAGAACAAAGGGAAAAAGTACAATCAAAATGCAAAGAATTTATGCAAAAAAACTGGGACTTGGGAAAAGAGTCGGGTGCGAAAAATATGGTATACGTATGTCATGCATGCGCCGCTTTGGTGAAAAACACATTTCCTGAAGACACAGGCACCCACCGATGGGTATATGACGCCATGATGGACAAGTTGGAAGAAAAATATCTTGAAATGGCCCCTGCAAAAATGGGGTATTTCGAAGGATGCCACAAGTATTTTCCCTTTATGGGCAATCTTGATTGGCCACGATATCATAAGGTGCTGGATAGCATAAAAGGCTTGACACTCGTGGACCTGGATAACCGTTATTGTTGTAAACGACAGCCTGAAAAGATTTTAGAAGATGCCGAAAAAAAGAATTTGAACACCATTTTAGTTCCTTGCGGCGACGGCATTCACTTGCTGAAGCAAGCATCCCAGGGGAAAATGGAGATTAAAAGTTTAGCGGAATTATTATTGCAGGTATTGGGGGAGTAA
- a CDS encoding lipocalin family protein: MGKCEDKDIFMAIGMYHVGGNVWGIDDGIVQQTNLIIAPSDLRTISNNEFVGNRIGPTVESANFQVVEESNRVIWKTGNRQITCRLPYWELKGEHMGVDLDLTIGGIGDCIPYHGPWADLAAKGLAGNEHLCWASGSFTYQGKKYTLDEGWAVRERTCLGKGWDVLTLLGHSTGYIWGWCFSESVKVFCFAEPEVNRYVGRVWSGDQVLSYGPGQITVEPLERWKDPMTDVTIPIKWKIKMESDDANVEMNVATWSRALYGFHLAKGYTTHYCVLGRTNGSVVFSDGRIVPMDDCQTYFETAKATILPKG; the protein is encoded by the coding sequence ATGGGTAAATGTGAGGATAAAGACATCTTCATGGCTATAGGTATGTATCATGTCGGGGGAAATGTCTGGGGAATTGATGACGGTATTGTGCAGCAGACGAATCTGATTATAGCTCCAAGCGACCTTCGCACGATATCAAATAACGAATTTGTAGGCAACCGCATTGGACCGACGGTTGAATCCGCAAACTTTCAGGTGGTTGAGGAATCCAACCGTGTAATCTGGAAAACCGGCAACCGCCAGATTACATGTCGTCTACCCTACTGGGAGTTAAAGGGAGAGCACATGGGTGTTGACCTTGACTTAACGATTGGCGGTATCGGCGATTGTATTCCATATCATGGCCCATGGGCTGACCTTGCCGCTAAAGGTTTGGCCGGTAATGAACATCTTTGCTGGGCATCGGGCAGCTTCACCTACCAGGGTAAGAAATATACCCTCGATGAGGGCTGGGCAGTCCGCGAGCGAACCTGCCTGGGTAAGGGTTGGGATGTATTAACACTGTTGGGCCACTCCACAGGTTATATTTGGGGATGGTGCTTTAGTGAATCCGTAAAAGTATTCTGCTTTGCTGAGCCTGAGGTAAACCGTTATGTGGGGCGTGTCTGGAGTGGTGATCAGGTCCTCAGTTATGGTCCCGGCCAAATCACAGTTGAGCCATTGGAGAGGTGGAAAGATCCGATGACTGATGTGACGATTCCCATTAAATGGAAGATCAAAATGGAATCTGATGACGCAAATGTTGAGATGAATGTGGCTACGTGGTCCAGGGCACTATACGGCTTTCATTTGGCCAAGGGCTATACTACACACTACTGCGTGCTTGGCAGAACCAACGGCAGTGTAGTCTTCTCCGATGGACGCATTGTTCCAATGGATGATTGCCAGACCTACTTTGAAACAGCCAAAGCAACAATCCTTCCGAAGGGATAA